The following coding sequences are from one Plasmodium coatneyi strain Hackeri chromosome 11, complete sequence window:
- a CDS encoding CMGC/CDK protein kinase: MEKYHGLEKIGEGTYGVVYKAQNNYGETFALKKIRLEKEDEGIPSTAIREISILKELKHSNIVKLYDVIHTKKRLILVFEHLDQDLKKLLDVCDGGLESVTAKSFLLQLLSGIAYCHEHRVLHRDLKPQNLLINREGELKIADFGLARAFGIPVRKYTHEVVTLWYRAPDILMGSKKYSTPIDMWSVGCIFAEMVNGRPLFPGVSETDQLMRIFKILGTPNSENWPNVTELPKYDPDFVVYEPLPWETFLKGLDDTGIDLLSKMLRLDPNQRITAKEALEHAYFKESN; the protein is encoded by the exons atggaaaaataccatggattagaaaaaattggagaaggTACATATGGTGTAGTTTACAAAGCACAAAATAATTACGGCGAAACATTCGcgttgaagaaaataagacTGGAAAAAGAGGACGAAGGCATTCCGTCAACCG CGATTAGAGAAATAAGCATTCTAAAAGAGTTAAAGCATTCAAATATAGTCAAGTTGTATGATGTCATACACACAAAGAAAAGACTGATACTGGTTTTTGAGCACCTCGACCAAGACCTCAAAAAACTTCTGGACGTATGCGATG GAGGACTCGAGTCCGTAACGGCCAAGTCATTTTTACTCCAGTTGCTCAGTGGAATAGCCTACTGTCATGAACATAGAGTGCTGCACCGCGACTTGAAGCCGCAGAATTTGCTCATAAATCGGGAAGGAGAATTAAAAATCGCGGATTTCGGACTCGCCAG GGCCTTTGGAATCCCCGTGCGGAAATACACCCACGAAGTCGTCACGCTGTGGTATAGAGCACCGGATATTTTAATGGGATCGAAGAAATATTCCACCCCAATTGACATGTGGAGCGTGGGGTGCATATTCGCAGAAATGGTGAATGGGAGACCCCTCTTTCCAGGGGTGTCCGAAACAGATCAGCTCATGAGGATATTCAAAATTCTAGGAACCCCCAATTCGGAGAACTGGCCGAATGTTACTGAGCTTCCCAAGTACGATCCGGATTTTGTGGTCTATGAACCCTTGCCCTGGGAGACATTT TTAAAAGGATTAGACGACACGGGGATAGATTTGCTCTCGAAGATGCTGAGACTCGACCCGAATCAGAGGATCACCGCAAAAGAGGCCCTAGAGCATGCGTACTTCAAGGAGAGCAATTAA
- a CDS encoding Elongation factor 1-alpha — MGKEKTHINLVVIGHVDSGKSTTTGHIIYKLGGIDRRTIEKFEKESAEMGKGSFKYAWVLDKLKAERERGITIDIALWKFETPRYFFTVIDAPGHKDFIKNMITGTSQADVALLVVPAEVGGFEGAFSKEGQTKEHALLAFTLGVKQIVVGVNKMDTVKYSEDRYEEIKKEVRDYLKKVGYQADKVDFIPISGFEGDNLIEKSEKTPWYKGRTLIEALDTMEPPKRPYDKPLRIPLQGVYKIGGIGTVPVGRVETGILKAGMVLNFAPSAVVSECKSVEMHKEVLEEARPGDNIGFNVKNVSVKEIKRGYVASDTKNEPAKGCSKFTAQVIILNHPGEIKNGYSPVLDCHTAHISCKFLNIDSKIDKRSGKVVEENPKSIKSGDSALVSLEPKKPMVVETFTEYPPLGRFAIRDMRQTIAVGIIKAVEKKEPGAVSAKNPAKK, encoded by the coding sequence atgggaaaggaaaaaacgcatATTAACTTAGTCGTTATCGGCCATGTCGATAGTGGAAAATCCACGACCACGGGTCATATTATTTACAAGCTGGGAGGTATTGACAGGAGAACCATAGAGAAGTTTGAAAAGGAATCGGCCGAAATGGGAAAGGGAAGTTTTAAGTACGCATGGGTGTTGGATAAGCTTAAGGCGGAAAGAGAAAGAGGTATTACCATTGATATTGCCTTATGGAAGTTCGAAACCCCTAGGTATTTCTTCACCGTTATTGATGCCCCAGGCCATAAggattttattaaaaatatgattACCGGTACGTCACAGGCAGACGTAGCTTTGTTGGTTGTTCCAGCTGAAGTAGGTGGTTTCGAGGGTGCTTTCTCTAAGGAAGGTCAAACCAAAGAGCATGCTTTGTTAGCCTTTACCCTTGGTGTGAAACAAATCGTTGTTGGtgttaacaaaatggacactGTTAAATATTCAGAAGATAGATATGAGGAAATTAAGAAGGAAGTCAGAGATTACTTGAAAAAAGTTGGATACCAAGCTGACAAGGTTGACTTTATTCCCATTTCTGGTTTTGAAGGTGATAACCTCATTGAGAAATCCGAGAAGACCCCATGGTATAAGGGAAGAACTTTAATTGAAGCTCTTGATACTATGGAACCACCCAAGAGACCCTATGATAAGCCTTTAAGAATTCCACTCCAGGGTGTTTACAAAATCGGTGGTATTGGTACTGTCCCTGTCGGAAGAGTAGAAACCGGTATATTGAAGGCTGGTATGGTCCTCAATTTCGCACCCTCCGCTGTCGTTTCGGAATGTAAATCTGTTGAAATGCACAAGGAAGTTTTGGAAGAAGCCAGACCTGGTGACAATATCGGATTTAACGTGAAGAACGTTTCTGTTAAGGAAATCAAGAGAGGATATGTTGCATCTGATACCAAGAACGAGCCAGCCAAGGGATGTTCCAAGTTTACTGCACAAGTCATTATTTTGAACCATCCTGGAGAAATCAAGAACGGATACAGCCCTGTCCTCGATTGTCACACTGCTCACATTTCTTGTAAATTCTTGAACATCGACTCTAAGATTGACAAGCGTTCTGGTAAAGTTGTGGAAGAAAATCCCAAATCTATTAAGTCTGGTGATTCCGCTTTAGTCAGTCTCGAGCCAAAGAAACCTATGGTTGTTGAAACCTTTACTGAGTACCCACCTTTAGGAAGATTTGCTATTCGAGATATGAGACAGACCATTGCTGTTGGTATTATTAAAGCCgttgaaaagaaagaacctGGTGCCGTATCTGCCAAAAACCCAGCCAAGAAATAA
- a CDS encoding Glutamyl-tRNA synthetase, which yields MKCALVLLNLLVTYTNGMVKYSGSIQFLFIPSINGQQILSPHKGEKKKHCFVIKKEKGGFSKSENKCRERKNILKGEKGNTPYAEPRLRFAPSPTGFLHVGGCRTFLYNYILAKQLKGSLILRLEDTDVERNAQDSFNEIVKDLRWLNLSWDEGPDVGGAYGPYKQSEKIELYKEIAHEFVKEGKAYFCFCTKDELSEKKEKAKLARTKYTYDRTCRDLSDEMVKQNMLKEKPYTIRFRSPTGRKITLNDILKNEIVDSVNEDFIILRSDSSPTYNFSASVDDHLMRISHVIRGVEHISNTFKQILVLEALRARIPLYAHVPVITTVQKKKISKRNNEYLVRSLREEGFKPDCVINYMGTLGWGSVSKREFYTLDELVANFDLRALNKSALVFDIKKLKWMNKKYLLAQEVETYVQEAEQFLIEKKILTKGCSEFVRLCIRVFKDDVHNYEELGRYIMEAISYDHLAHPFDKNNEKLKKVATILCHWWEGNKSSINCFEDFFSENFDALIGLVAKGTNMERNEILLKVRFLLTFQNRGVPFVHLLQLWALAKKSKVPNYVPVEDRIRHLKEVFTG from the exons ATGAAATGTGCCCTTGTTCTCCTGAACCTCCTTGTGACATATACAAATGGAATGGTAAAATATAGTGGCTCCATTCAGTTTTTGTTCATACCGAGCATAAATGGCCAACAAATTTTATCACCCCataaaggggagaaaaaaaaacattgttttgttataaaaaaagaaaagggtgGATTTTCCAAAAGTGAGAACAAGTgcagagagagaaaaaatattctcaagggggaaaagggcAACACTCCTTATGCCGAACCGAGATTGAGGTTTGCTCCAAGTCCAACAGGATTTTTACATGTAGGGGGGTGTAGGACATTTTTATACAATTACATTTTGGCTAAACAGCTGAAGGGGTCCCTCATCCTTCGGCTGGAAGACACAGACGTGGAGAGAAATGCGCAGGATTCATTTAACGAAATTGTTAAGGATTTAAG GTGGCTGAACCTAAGCTGGGATGAAGGTCCAGACGTGGGAGGGGCATACGGGCCATACAAGCAGTCCGAAAAAATAGAGCTTTACAA AGAAATAGCCCATGAGTTTGTCAAAGAGGGAAAGGCCTATTTCTGTTTCTGCACGAAGGATGAGTTATccgaaaagaaagagaag GCCAAGCTGGCAAGGACGAAATACACGTATGACCGAACATGCCGGGACTTAAGTGATGAGATGGTTAAGCAAAACATGTTGAAGGAGAAGCCATACACCATACGATTCAGATCACCCACGGGCAGAAAGATTACACTAAatgatattttaaaaaatgaaattgtgGATTCGGTGAATGAGGATTTTATTATTCTCAGAAGTGACTCCTCCCCCACGTATAATTTCTCAGCCTCCGTGGATGACCATTTGATGAGGATATCTCATGTGATACGTGGGGTGGAGCATATTTCAAACACGTTCAA GCAAATTTTGGTGCTGGAGGCCCTGCGTGCGCGTATCCCCCTTTACGCCCATGTTCCCGTCATAACGACcgtgcagaagaagaaaattagcAAGCGGAATAATGAGTACCTGGTGCGGAGCTTGAG GGAAGAGGGGTTTAAGCCCGACTGCGTGATTAACTACATGGGAACCCTTGGATGGGGCAGCGTCTCGAAGAG GGAGTTCTACACCCTGGACGAGCTCGTCGCCAACTTCGACTTGCGTGCGCTAAACAAATCTGCACTTGTGTTTGACATAAAGAAGCTCAAATGGATGAACAAAAAGTACCTGTTAGCACAGGAAGTCGAAACGTATGTGCAAGAAGCAGAGCAATTTttaattgagaaaaaaatcctaACAAAAGGATGCAGCGAATTTGTACGTTTATGCATTAGGGTGTTTAAGGATGATGTGCATAATTATGAAGAGCTGGGGAGGTACATTATGGAGGCAATTTCATATGACCACTTAGCTCATCCGTTTGATAAGAATAATGAAAAGCTAAAAAAGGTAGCCACCATTTTATGTCACTGGTGGGAGGGAAATAAAAGTAGCATAAACTGCTTTGAAGATTTCTTTTCAGAAAATTTCGACGCGCTTATAGGACTTGTTGCGAAAGGTACCAATAtggaaaggaatgaaattttattaaaagttcgttttcttttaacCTTCCAAAATAGGGGTGttccatttgtgcatttgttACAATTGTGGGCATTGGctaaaaaaagcaaagtgCCAAATTATGTGCCCGTGGAGGACAGGATTCGGCACCTTAAGGAGGTATTCACTGGGTGA
- a CDS encoding Dynein light chain: protein METGEVKKYSSKFDIKGICMTSENCEKVCRICLKAIRENKLEKDIASQIKNKCENDELLNKENSDDHTNYLRMEDSLKNQNIGSWQCIVGKNFAFSINYQFNCMLYFQHKISKLAILVYKSV, encoded by the coding sequence atggaaacggGTGAAGTGAAGAAATACTCCTCCAAGTTCGACATAAAGGGGATTTGTATGACCAGCGAGAATTGCGAAAAAGTGTGCAGGATCTGTTTGAAGGCAATTCGGGAAAACAAGCTGGAGAAGGATATAGCTAgccaaataaaaaacaagTGCGAAAATGATGAGCTgttaaataaagaaaattcaGATGACCACACGAATTATCTTCGCATGGAGGACAGTTTAAAAAATCAGAACATCGGATCTTGGCAGTGCATCGTCGGGAAGAACTTTGCCTTTTCTATAAACTACCAGTTTAACTGCATGTTGTATTTCCAGCACAAAATTTCCAAGTTGGCCATTTTGGTGTACAAATCGGTTTGA